In Anaerobacillus isosaccharinicus, one genomic interval encodes:
- a CDS encoding DUF5348 domain-containing protein translates to MKRGILVFDHHQGEWRVWIGQQPYWIEQGYTFELRIKNRHFHAYLEKDFDWFVTLDQEVRFVLHTYEVYKIRLILQDYIRIDASL, encoded by the coding sequence GTGAAACGCGGGATACTAGTATTTGACCACCATCAGGGGGAATGGCGAGTATGGATTGGGCAGCAACCTTACTGGATAGAACAAGGTTACACGTTTGAACTTCGGATTAAGAACAGGCATTTTCATGCTTATTTAGAAAAGGATTTTGATTGGTTCGTAACTCTAGATCAGGAGGTAAGGTTTGTCCTGCATACTTATGAGGTTTACAAAATACGGCTAATACTACAGGATTATATTCGCATCGATGCCTCTTTATAG
- a CDS encoding ExeA family protein produces MYKSFYSLARVPFSKDIRPSEAYLSPDYQGALQALNYLQKSKGMGLLIGDPGAGKTFTLRSFKESLNPSLYHVVYFPLSTGGVMDFYRGLAYGLGEEPKFRKVDLFRQIQQGIERMSVERKITPVFILDEMHMAKDAFLQDIALLFNFQMDSTNPFILILAGLPHLKTRLALNHNRPLSQRMIMKYEIQSLSKEEVSDYINHHMKLAGAKMPIFTETAIEAIATRSQGCPRVINKLTINSLLFGSQLKKEQIDEEIVRLAIEENGLS; encoded by the coding sequence ATGTATAAATCATTTTACTCCCTAGCACGAGTACCATTCTCAAAGGATATACGACCTTCGGAGGCATATCTTTCTCCTGATTACCAAGGTGCTTTACAAGCATTAAATTATCTACAGAAATCAAAGGGAATGGGCCTTCTAATTGGCGATCCTGGTGCAGGAAAAACCTTTACCTTACGGTCCTTTAAGGAATCATTAAACCCGTCTTTATATCATGTAGTCTATTTCCCTCTTTCAACGGGCGGTGTTATGGATTTTTATCGAGGATTAGCCTATGGATTAGGAGAGGAACCGAAGTTCCGTAAAGTCGATCTATTCAGGCAAATTCAACAAGGGATTGAGCGCATGTCAGTGGAACGCAAGATTACCCCTGTTTTCATTTTGGATGAAATGCATATGGCAAAGGATGCGTTTTTGCAGGATATAGCGCTATTATTTAACTTTCAAATGGATTCAACCAATCCATTTATCCTAATTTTAGCTGGGTTACCTCACTTAAAAACTAGATTAGCACTAAACCATAATCGCCCACTCTCACAGAGAATGATTATGAAGTACGAGATCCAGTCATTATCTAAAGAGGAAGTATCAGACTATATAAATCACCATATGAAGTTAGCTGGAGCAAAAATGCCCATTTTTACGGAAACCGCTATAGAAGCAATTGCCACACGCTCTCAAGGTTGTCCAAGGGTTATAAATAAATTAACCATTAACAGTTTATTATTTGGGTCTCAATTAAAGAAAGAACAGATAGATGAGGAAATCGTCAGATTAGCTATTGAGGAAAATGGATTATCGTGA